One Mastomys coucha isolate ucsf_1 unplaced genomic scaffold, UCSF_Mcou_1 pScaffold7, whole genome shotgun sequence genomic window, aaggaccccataccctggagctgctggcttatatagccgagcgagactgtctgattggtgcaccatgcagacacctcattaacctacctCCGCGGAaggggggcgagcaaacgtgttactgtctgattagtttagtgcaagcaccttattagcatatccccatcgggagggggagagccgagggagagacgtgtcactgttaccgcgcgcctgcgccaagcagctgtccgtggtacggaagtgaagtttggcgccattttgaATAGACGCTGGCCGGCGGCCAACACTTTCCCAGGTCATTTCAGTGTTGGTCCAGTAGATGTATAAagaaagttgccatggtcacatCATGGTGCCATGATGGGCTCAGAAACTTAAGACTTCCTTTGGCCAAGTCTAATTTGGTAAATGCTCCTGTTGAGCACTTGATTTTccaaatgggaaagaaaggaagaggaagaagaggaggaggaaccaATCCATCAGCATCGATCCCTGATGAGATCTGTGTTGCCACAGAAACAGTTCTGCTAATTGAAAAATAGAATGGTTTACTGAAAATgcattggttttttgagacagagtttctttgtatagccttgactgtccttgaactagctctgtagaccagactggcttcaaatgcacagagatccatctgcctctgcctcttgaatgctgggattaaaggtgtgcactaccaccctCCCTTTGCCAAAGCAAGGGTTTTTATTTCAGTGAAGATGtatcaatattttcctttatgataGAGTGTTTTAAATGACCTGAAGAATTTGTTGCCTAACCCAAACccaaatttttttcctttattttttttttccagaacagaGAGCTTCATGTAGCTCATTGCTTGGGAAACAAAGCTGTATTAGAACTCTACATGATTTTGTAAGTCAGACACTAGTGGGACACAACTACATTAGTTCAGTGTATGGTACTGTTAGCTGTTCTTGTGCTTTGGGGTCCAAGCTGAGTACTTCTGATAGAGTGCTGAGTATTTAGTACCTCCGGCAGAGTGCTGAACACCTTTGACAGAGTCACTTtggcctacaaaggataaaatGCTTACAGAGCATGTGTCCCTCCAGCTCTAATGGTTTTACCGTTTCTAGCTCTTGCATATGGAATTACCATCCTTTTAAAATAAGGTAGAATCTGAAGCCTACTTTACTCTGTGTGGGTATCCATTTATTCTGGAATGTATTCTGGAATGTCTTATTGACAAGAAAGAACTCCCTTCCCCTCATTGAGTCACCGCGTGTGCTCTGCTGATTTCATAGGTCTATCCCTATGTTAATGCATGCTTGCTACTGtagggagtttttgtttttgtttttgtttttttagacaaggtctaaTTATGCAGCCCTGTCTGGCCCAGAAGTTGCTAGATAGACCAAGCTGTTGTCAAAaccacagagatcagcctgcctctgcctcctgagtgctgggatcaataGCGTGCACTACCAAGCCCAGCTACTATTAGGATTATAAGCCAACTCTTAAATTAAGTAAATCAAAATCCTAGAGGCTGATTGTAAGTGAAGATGAGAAATTCATTTGCCACAGCCCCAGAGGCTGGAAGCCCAGGACCTTGTTGGACATGGTGCTTGACAAGGCTACTCACTTGCTTCCAAGATCAAACCTTGAATGCCCCGTCCTCAGGAGGACAGGGGACAGGAGAGCAAAAGCCAACCAAGGTAGAGGAGAGCCCAGCTTCTCTCAGGGCCTCTTTCTTGTAAGGAGTCTGCTCGGGACTTCATcagcccaccccccccccccccccccccccccccccacacacacacacaatactgtCCAGTTGGACCATTATCTGTTGTGTAGGAACCCTGGGAGTTCACACAGGTCACGGTAAGGCTTTGGATCCATGGCTCCACCAGATGGCTTCATTCACTTCCAGTCTGTAGATTTTCTCTCAGCAAAGTTTTAGCATTCTGAATGCAGGTCTGCacatattttgttaaatttacCCATAAATACTGCATATTTTTAATACTATTGTAAACCAGCTCGGtttcattttttagatttttttattgctagctattaaaaatgatttttattgaCATTCTAAAATCATTTATTCGGGAAAATCTGTCAATTATGATTTTCTACCTctgtgaataaaatattttcacctAATTCTTTATATTCTGTATGTCTCttattcacttttcttttaaaaattaaatttatatatatatgtatatatatatgtatatatatatacatatacatatatatatacatatatatacacacacatatatatatgtgtgtgtgtgttttggttgcatgtgtgtctgtgcaccacatgcatgcctggtgcccacaggggCAAAAGAGAGTGTTAgattctttggaactggagttacagacacttttcctttttttactgGACTGTCTAGAACATCCGCTGCAATTCAAATACAGATGTAAAATGTAGATACTGACTTGTTTCTGATCTTCCCAAGGAAGTATTTAATCTATTGTTATTAATTACTAATCTTTTAAATTAGGTAACTTTAGTTTTTCTGAATGAACTTTATTAGATTAAAGTGCTTTCCTTCTGATCATAGTTTTGAAAAGTCTTTGGAAAAAAATTGTATATTTAGTTACGCAATTGTGCAGGGTTATGCACACATTAGTGCAGTAGCCTGCagacaccagaagggggcatcagatcctccaAGGTCTGGAGTTAGAGCATGTAGCAGGGCCTGAGAGCTGGGggctgaattcaggtcctctctAAGAGCGTCcaacttttaatcactgagccatctttccagctatTAGGgatttgtgcttttgttttggggtttgtttgtttgtttaaattatgtACAGGTGCTAAACCTTGTCAAAGACCACTTCTGTATGCCTTGAAATAAAAACTTGCTaatcttcttttaaattcatattagtctggtgaataaataaatatattttaaaaatattagaccAATCCTGTGGTCTTGGAATAAATTCAAATGGTCATGAAAAGTGTTAAATTTCCTATACAGCTGGATTCAAATTGGAATTTTGTTTGAATCTAAGAAACATTTGTCTCACACTCTTTGTCTATTTTTCATGCACTGCATCTGCCAAATTTTGGTTTTAAGATAGTATATATAGAAAGCAATTGAGTTTTGGTTTTGCCTGTTAGTGCCAgaatcttactctgtagcccaggttggccttaaatccatgatgattctcctgcctccacatcccagTTACTTCGGTTATaggcataagccaccatgctCCACTAAATCTGATCTTTGTGTTAATGTTTTTCTCTGAACTCTCTTGCTGGTCTGCTTTATGAGACCAGTGGAAACTGGCTGCAGAGTATTTCCACTTGTTTTCTGGAGGGATCTATGTAGAGTTGATATTACCTTATCCTTACATACTcgatatagtacatatatatgtatatgtataaatatatatatatacatatacacaaatatgctttaaaatatacaaaatatgatcaaaatgcatatAAGGGGAGGATATCATTCAAGGAGTCTGCAGCTATTATGCAGCACTTAATTTGCACTTAAAAATGTTTGGTGAAGAAAACTTTTAGCTCAGATGACATAGGAaaaaattatggttttttttgttgtttttttttgtttgttttttggtttttggttttttttttttttttNNNNNNNNNNNNNNNNNNNNNNNNNNNNNNNNNNNNNNNNNNNNNNNNNNNNNNNNNNNNNACTTAGAGACAGAGTGGGAGGAGACAGAACAGAAGGGAGGGACGGAGAGAGAAGAGCCCTACTACAGTCGTCTCAGTGCTCGCTTCTTGTCCAACTTTTTCTTGGCTGCCAGCTTCTTATCTCGCTCACCTGCATGTTTCTTGACCTTGggaccctcagctcctcctagGACCCCTGGGGTCATAGGGTCAACAGAGGAGACTGAAGCCCCACTGGCCAGGTCCCGGGTAGCCTCAGTCCTCCCACTGCTGGTGCTACATGCACCCCCATGGATTTCTGTGAGCAGACAGGCCGGGGCAGCATACTCTTCGTAGTTCTCCAAAAGCAGGCGGCCGGTCTCCTCATTGAGTGCAGACTCTGGGTTAGGGTGGATCAGCAGGCACTTGATGGTCAGCAGCACATGTCCTATGCCCAACTCAGCTGTCCAGTCCCTCTTGAGCACATTGACACAGATCTCGCCATTGGGGCCCACATTTGGGTGGAAGATTTTAGTCAGGAAGTAACCCttgggtggggaggcagggaagTCCTTCCCCAATAGGAGCTTCATTCGAAACCGACCTCCAGCATAGGGAGTCCCTTCGGGGCCCTCGATGGTAACCTGCAAGTATGTGAGGTCCTCCTCATTGGGGAAGACTTTAATGCCATCAGGTGGGTCTGCCGTCAGTGTTGTCACCTCCTTGTACATTAGGCGGATGATGTGGGGAGGCAGATTCTCTACATTGGAGTTCATGACTTCAGCTGGCCGGGGGCGGGTCTGGgccccccccgcccccttccTGCACTCCTCCGACTGCCggctggggtggggggcgggggggggccaACTACTGGCCGCTGTGGCCCTAGCTAGGCCCCCGAGGCCCCGCTCTGCTCCCCACTAACTCGGCCGTCCGCTACACAACGCTCTCAACCTTACGTCCGCTCCTCcatactcttcttttttttttggttttttgagacagagtttctctatgtagacttggctgtcctgaactcactctgtagaccaggctggcctccaactcagaaatccacctgcctctgcttcccaagtgctgggattaaaggcatgcgccaccactgccccgcttatattttttttttaaaaaacctgtcAATTTGGTTCCATTTCTAGAATGGCCTAGCATAAGGAATTTCATA contains:
- the LOC116082269 gene encoding ubiquitin-conjugating enzyme E2 S-like; the protein is MNSNVENLPPHIIRLMYKEVTTLTADPPDGIKVFPNEEDLTYLQVTIEGPEGTPYAGGRFRMKLLLGKDFPASPPKGYFLTKIFHPNVGPNGEICVNVLKRDWTAELGIGHVLLTIKCLLIHPNPESALNEETGRLLLENYEEYAAPACLLTEIHGGACSTSSGRTEATRDLASGASVSSVDPMTPGVLGGAEGPKVKKHAGERDKKLAAKKKLDKKRALRRL